The following are encoded together in the Thermococcus sibiricus MM 739 genome:
- a CDS encoding 50S ribosomal protein L16 has translation MALRPAKIDRYVDKPAYTRREYIRGAPGPRITIFDMGNPAGDFEFEVSLHTAEPVQIRQNALEAARTQLNRYLSKNVGRSNFHYKIRVYPFQVLRENPMATGRKADRYGNGMRRPFGKPIGLAARLKKDQKILTVRVNKQHLKFALAAMKRASMKFPCKCYYRIYDKEGNDITTKVLSTL, from the coding sequence ATGGCTTTGAGACCAGCTAAAATTGATAGATACGTTGACAAGCCCGCTTACACTAGAAGGGAATACATTAGAGGTGCTCCTGGGCCGAGGATTACCATATTCGATATGGGAAACCCCGCAGGAGATTTTGAGTTTGAGGTTAGCCTTCACACAGCTGAACCAGTCCAAATTAGACAGAACGCCCTTGAAGCTGCAAGAACACAGCTCAACAGATACCTTAGCAAGAACGTTGGTAGAAGTAACTTCCACTATAAGATTAGAGTTTACCCATTCCAGGTGCTTAGAGAAAACCCAATGGCTACCGGAAGGAAGGCCGACCGTTATGGAAATGGTATGAGAAGGCCATTTGGAAAGCCAATTGGACTTGCAGCAAGACTTAAGAAAGACCAAAAAATCCTCACAGTCAGAGTTAACAAACAGCACCTCAAATTTGCCCTTGCTGCAATGAAAAGAGCAAGCATGAAGTTCCCATGCAAATGCTACTACAGAATCTATGACAAAGAAGGAAATGATATTACAACTAAAGTACTATCAACACTCTGA
- a CDS encoding helical backbone metal receptor, giving the protein MKRLGAIAFLLVVVIIAGCVGQSPTTTQLEGNSTLKEEQTNTYVEKYPLTVKDFAGREVSIEGEPMHVVSLAPSITETLYFIGALDKVVGITKWDNYPNNVQEGRTVVGDMEPNIEIIASLKPDLIIGLKYHLKYIDQLEKIAPVLIVEPQSVEEIYEALELLGNVTNRPEQAQEVIIGMKNKIEDIQKKVEGKRKPKVFYIVWGDPLMTAGNGTFIGELITLGGGENIFADTQGWPQVSVEEVIARNPEIIILPPSAGITANELCNSPLANTEAVKNGRVYTLSSDDIVARQSPRIVEGLEEIAMLLYPEEFNLDVQPLVCESIAG; this is encoded by the coding sequence ATGAAGAGGTTAGGAGCCATAGCATTCTTGCTTGTAGTTGTGATCATTGCTGGATGTGTAGGTCAATCTCCAACTACCACACAACTCGAAGGGAATTCCACTTTAAAAGAAGAGCAAACAAACACTTACGTTGAAAAATACCCACTCACAGTGAAAGACTTTGCAGGCAGAGAAGTAAGTATAGAAGGTGAACCAATGCATGTTGTTTCCCTCGCCCCAAGCATTACTGAAACGCTTTATTTCATCGGAGCACTTGATAAAGTTGTCGGAATAACAAAATGGGACAACTATCCAAATAATGTACAGGAAGGAAGGACAGTCGTAGGAGATATGGAACCCAACATTGAAATAATTGCCTCTCTAAAACCAGATCTTATAATTGGACTCAAATATCATCTAAAGTATATAGATCAGCTGGAGAAGATAGCCCCTGTTCTTATAGTAGAGCCTCAGAGTGTAGAAGAGATCTATGAAGCACTTGAACTCTTGGGAAATGTTACTAACAGGCCAGAACAAGCCCAGGAAGTGATTATTGGCATGAAAAATAAAATAGAAGACATACAGAAAAAAGTAGAGGGTAAAAGAAAACCCAAAGTGTTTTACATTGTATGGGGGGACCCTCTGATGACAGCAGGCAATGGAACTTTCATTGGTGAGCTTATAACTCTTGGTGGAGGAGAGAATATATTTGCTGACACTCAAGGATGGCCCCAGGTTAGTGTTGAGGAAGTCATTGCAAGAAATCCCGAGATAATAATACTCCCTCCAAGTGCAGGTATAACAGCAAATGAACTATGTAACAGCCCTCTAGCCAATACAGAGGCAGTCAAAAATGGAAGAGTTTACACCCTAAGCAGTGACGACATTGTCGCAAGACAGAGTCCAAGAATAGTAGAGGGCTTAGAAGAGATCGCCATGCTTTTGTACCCAGAAGAGTTCAATTTAGATGTCCAACCTTTAGTTTGTGAGTCTATTGCAGGTTAA
- a CDS encoding uracil-DNA glycosylase family protein: MLLRFDTLKKLGDVYINPKNFKTIPLVLRNWKDFLSLDERVYGLYSKTIYNPSQRFLVITPKDEKKGIRLVGLYNKFIKNPTKFCREEYYQYQVEVKRFEGLPFANGWVGSRIVLVGEAPGRKGCGLTGICFYRDASGMLLRKMLFSLGVNPDFVYITNVVKCNPPENKFKGFSKKELSLLEKELKIVQPKGIFAIGRTAYKALKKLGVDSTYLRHPAWYLRRGIRDPSDQMLMEYEIIRKFLDNSENMPPTQFLPERTTLQKKNRMDKM, from the coding sequence ATGTTGTTACGGTTTGACACTCTTAAGAAATTGGGAGATGTTTACATAAATCCCAAGAATTTTAAGACAATCCCGCTTGTTTTGAGGAATTGGAAGGATTTTTTATCATTGGATGAAAGGGTTTATGGACTTTACTCCAAGACTATATACAATCCCTCACAAAGATTCTTGGTTATAACCCCCAAGGATGAGAAAAAGGGTATTCGCCTTGTGGGGCTTTATAACAAGTTTATAAAAAACCCTACAAAATTTTGCCGTGAAGAGTACTACCAATATCAGGTTGAGGTGAAAAGGTTTGAAGGCTTACCATTTGCTAATGGATGGGTCGGTTCACGAATAGTTCTGGTTGGAGAGGCACCAGGAAGAAAAGGATGCGGTTTAACTGGGATATGCTTTTATAGGGATGCTTCGGGGATGCTTCTTCGAAAGATGCTTTTTTCTCTTGGGGTGAATCCAGATTTTGTCTACATAACGAACGTTGTGAAATGTAATCCTCCTGAAAATAAGTTTAAAGGTTTTAGTAAGAAAGAACTATCTCTCTTAGAGAAAGAACTTAAAATAGTACAGCCAAAGGGGATTTTTGCTATTGGGAGGACCGCATATAAGGCTCTAAAAAAGCTGGGTGTTGATTCCACGTATCTAAGGCATCCAGCGTGGTATTTGCGTAGGGGGATTAGGGATCCAAGTGATCAGATGCTTATGGAGTATGAAATTATCAGGAAATTCCTAGATAATTCGGAGAATATGCCTCCGACACAATTCTTGCCTGAAAGAACCACTCTCCAGAAGAAAAATAGAATGGATAAAATGTAA
- a CDS encoding 2,3-bisphosphoglycerate-independent phosphoglycerate mutase — MKRKGILIILDGLGDRLIKELGGKTPLEYANTPNMDELAKMGILGQQDPIAPGKPAGSDTAHLAIFGYDPYQTYRGRGFFEALGVGLDLDEDDLAFRVNFATIENGIITDRRAGRISTEEAHELAKAIQENVKLPVEFIFVGATGHRAVLVLKGMANGYKVGENDPHEAGKPPHKFEYADEESKKVAEILEEFVKKAHEVLERHPINEKRRKEGKPVANYLLIRGAGTYPNIPMKFTEEWKVKAAAVVATALVKGVARAIGFDVYTPEGATGEYNTDPMAKAKKAVELLEEYDFVFLHFKPTDAAGHDNNPMKKVEMIEKADEMIGYIMENIDLEKTVIAITGDHSTPCEVKNHSGDPVPLLIVGGGVRTDDRETFSERECMRGGIGRVRGKYIVPMIMDLMGRTEKFGA; from the coding sequence ATGAAAAGGAAGGGGATTCTTATTATTCTCGACGGACTTGGAGACAGGCTCATAAAGGAACTTGGTGGAAAAACACCTCTTGAGTATGCAAACACTCCAAACATGGATGAACTTGCGAAGATGGGGATTTTGGGACAGCAAGATCCTATAGCTCCCGGAAAACCTGCTGGAAGTGATACCGCTCATTTGGCCATATTTGGGTATGATCCATATCAAACCTATAGAGGAAGGGGATTTTTTGAGGCCTTGGGTGTAGGTTTAGATCTTGATGAGGATGATCTGGCCTTTAGAGTTAATTTCGCCACAATTGAAAATGGAATAATAACTGATAGAAGAGCAGGAAGAATAAGCACTGAAGAGGCCCATGAACTTGCAAAAGCGATCCAAGAGAATGTAAAGCTACCGGTGGAGTTCATTTTTGTAGGTGCAACAGGCCATAGAGCTGTTCTTGTCCTTAAAGGGATGGCCAATGGGTATAAAGTTGGAGAGAACGACCCCCACGAGGCTGGAAAGCCACCACACAAATTCGAGTATGCCGATGAAGAGAGCAAAAAGGTCGCAGAAATCCTTGAAGAGTTTGTCAAAAAAGCACATGAGGTTCTTGAGAGGCATCCAATTAACGAAAAGCGCAGAAAGGAAGGAAAGCCTGTAGCGAACTACCTCCTTATTAGAGGAGCAGGAACTTATCCAAACATCCCAATGAAGTTTACCGAGGAATGGAAAGTTAAAGCTGCTGCGGTTGTTGCGACTGCTTTAGTTAAGGGAGTTGCGAGAGCAATAGGTTTTGATGTTTACACACCAGAAGGAGCAACCGGCGAGTACAATACAGACCCAATGGCCAAAGCCAAAAAAGCTGTCGAACTTCTTGAAGAGTATGACTTCGTGTTCCTCCACTTCAAGCCAACCGATGCGGCCGGCCACGACAACAACCCAATGAAAAAGGTAGAGATGATTGAGAAAGCCGATGAGATGATAGGGTACATAATGGAAAACATCGACCTTGAGAAAACGGTAATAGCTATCACTGGAGACCACTCAACGCCATGTGAGGTTAAGAACCACAGTGGCGATCCAGTTCCTCTGTTAATTGTTGGTGGGGGAGTTAGGACAGACGACAGAGAAACCTTTAGTGAAAGAGAGTGCATGCGCGGAGGAATTGGAAGAGTTAGAGGAAAATACATCGTGCCAATGATAATGGATTTAATGGGAAGGACAGAGAAGTTTGGAGCTTAA
- a CDS encoding HIT family protein: MNHIWAPWRIKYIRSPKHNGCIFCDFPKENHDEERLILYRGKHAFIIMNNYPYNPGHVMIAPYRHVGEWEKLTDEELLDIMKLSQLTIKVLKRAMKPQGFNMGVNIGCVAGAGVKDHVHLHIVPRWNGDTNFMPVIADTKVIPESLEEAYKELKKALQEILKE; this comes from the coding sequence ATGAATCACATATGGGCACCATGGCGCATCAAATACATAAGATCCCCAAAACACAACGGCTGTATATTTTGTGATTTCCCAAAAGAAAACCATGATGAAGAGAGGTTAATACTTTACAGGGGCAAGCACGCATTTATTATCATGAACAATTACCCCTATAATCCAGGCCATGTTATGATTGCTCCTTACAGGCATGTAGGGGAATGGGAAAAACTCACCGATGAGGAGCTTCTTGATATTATGAAACTTTCCCAGCTCACGATAAAGGTCCTAAAAAGAGCTATGAAACCACAAGGTTTTAATATGGGAGTCAATATTGGCTGTGTAGCCGGGGCCGGCGTAAAGGATCACGTTCATCTTCATATTGTACCAAGATGGAACGGAGATACAAACTTTATGCCTGTAATAGCCGATACAAAGGTTATTCCGGAATCACTTGAGGAAGCATACAAGGAGCTAAAAAAAGCACTGCAGGAGATCTTAAAGGAATAA
- a CDS encoding Na+/H+ antiporter NhaC family protein: MGDFGILSLLPPLVAIGLAILTKRVLFALFFGVWVGGLLVAGGDPVGATTQTLKWIVFNIASAWEENGQIVTDLWNTRILLFDALIGAGVALIYKAGGMNAIAKAVTRKIRTSKAASLMAAIFGTLIFFDDYTNTIIVGNTMRPITDRARVSREFLAYADDSTAAPVAVLAVVSTWIGYELGLLKDAIASVGESISAYSAWFASWPYRFYPILAIILVYLVAITHKHYGPMLKAEYRARKEGKVLRDGAQPMMTTEVDVGMPIEGKESVWVFVLPVLTLVALTFLGLWVTGGGSATYAEGGFQAVLSNADSTWALVWGSFGMVVVAMALVIGMKIMSLKEVEETVVAGMKQMHFAMMILILAWSIKSACDAVGTADYVVSVASNVLSPGLVPLVVFIVAAFISFTTGTSWGTFAIMMPIAVPLAYQLSGSFGSVVYASIASVFAGGVFGDHCSPISDTTIMSSMFSGCDHIDHVSTQIPYAVTAAAIGALMLVLFALGVTNGWLLLAIAVLLLIGAHYLLSEWYGKKVGIPHGRVPVYIVEEEYKGKGGTIPAGAVLGEE, from the coding sequence ATGGGTGACTTTGGCATATTGTCCCTTTTGCCGCCTCTTGTAGCTATCGGGCTGGCAATATTGACAAAAAGAGTTCTTTTTGCGTTGTTTTTTGGAGTTTGGGTCGGTGGACTCTTAGTGGCAGGGGGGGATCCAGTAGGTGCAACTACACAAACTCTGAAGTGGATTGTCTTCAACATAGCTTCTGCTTGGGAAGAAAACGGACAAATTGTTACGGATCTCTGGAATACAAGGATACTGCTCTTTGATGCCCTGATTGGTGCTGGTGTAGCATTGATTTATAAAGCAGGCGGAATGAATGCCATAGCAAAGGCCGTCACAAGGAAAATTAGAACCAGTAAAGCTGCTTCCCTTATGGCAGCAATTTTTGGAACCCTGATCTTCTTTGATGATTATACAAACACCATTATCGTTGGAAACACTATGAGACCAATAACTGACAGAGCAAGGGTTTCAAGAGAGTTTTTGGCCTATGCCGATGATTCCACTGCCGCACCGGTGGCAGTTCTGGCGGTCGTCTCCACTTGGATAGGATACGAGCTTGGACTTCTAAAAGATGCAATAGCAAGCGTAGGAGAAAGCATAAGTGCTTATTCAGCATGGTTTGCAAGCTGGCCGTACAGGTTTTATCCGATCTTGGCGATAATTTTGGTTTACCTCGTAGCCATTACCCACAAGCACTATGGTCCAATGCTTAAAGCGGAGTACAGGGCGAGAAAAGAAGGTAAAGTGTTGCGGGATGGCGCGCAGCCAATGATGACAACTGAAGTTGACGTTGGAATGCCGATTGAAGGGAAAGAAAGCGTTTGGGTATTTGTACTCCCCGTGCTGACCTTGGTAGCGTTGACATTCCTTGGACTGTGGGTCACCGGTGGAGGAAGCGCAACCTATGCAGAGGGGGGATTCCAGGCGGTTCTCTCAAACGCAGACTCAACATGGGCTCTTGTATGGGGTTCATTTGGAATGGTCGTCGTTGCAATGGCACTCGTTATTGGAATGAAGATCATGAGCCTCAAAGAAGTTGAGGAGACAGTGGTTGCTGGTATGAAGCAGATGCACTTCGCAATGATGATCCTCATTCTCGCATGGAGCATCAAGAGTGCATGTGATGCTGTTGGAACCGCAGATTACGTTGTAAGTGTCGCATCAAACGTTCTATCACCCGGGTTAGTCCCATTGGTTGTGTTCATTGTAGCAGCGTTCATATCATTCACGACAGGAACTTCTTGGGGAACATTCGCCATAATGATGCCGATTGCGGTACCTCTAGCTTACCAGCTGAGCGGAAGCTTTGGGTCAGTGGTTTACGCGAGCATAGCATCAGTCTTTGCAGGTGGCGTTTTCGGAGATCACTGCTCTCCAATAAGCGATACCACGATTATGAGTTCAATGTTTTCGGGCTGTGACCATATTGACCACGTAAGCACCCAAATTCCCTACGCAGTTACTGCAGCAGCGATTGGTGCTTTAATGCTTGTGCTGTTTGCCCTTGGCGTGACAAACGGATGGCTACTGCTGGCAATAGCAGTGTTGCTCTTAATAGGCGCTCACTACCTCTTGAGTGAATGGTATGGGAAAAAAGTTGGTATCCCCCATGGTAGAGTGCCGGTATACATCGTAGAAGAGGAATACAAAGGAAAAGGTGGAACGATACCAGCAGGGGCTGTTCTTGGTGAAGAATGA
- the thyX gene encoding FAD-dependent thymidylate synthase codes for MRDIKVKLINYTPRPLETITWAALISYWDKWESEAFERITKDDVENHLPRVLSYGHESILEHAIFTFAIEGCSRTCSHQLVRHRLASYTQQSMRYIKINPEEVEETFVIPESVKKDPELYEKWKKLMEETIKLYEESYAKGIHQEDARFILPQAVRTKIVVTMNLRELKHFLGFRACARAQWEINHIAWKMLEEIAKIDELRPIIEWAKLGPRCIALGYCPERELMPPGCLKMTKEKWKKLMEV; via the coding sequence ATGAGGGACATAAAAGTCAAGCTCATAAATTACACCCCAAGGCCCTTAGAAACTATAACTTGGGCAGCTTTGATAAGCTATTGGGACAAGTGGGAAAGTGAAGCATTCGAAAGAATAACAAAAGATGATGTAGAAAACCATCTGCCCAGAGTTCTTAGTTATGGACATGAGAGCATCTTAGAGCACGCTATTTTTACCTTCGCTATTGAAGGATGTTCTAGAACTTGTAGCCATCAACTTGTTCGCCATAGGTTAGCAAGCTACACCCAGCAATCAATGCGCTACATCAAAATAAACCCTGAAGAGGTCGAAGAAACCTTTGTGATTCCAGAGAGTGTGAAGAAAGATCCAGAACTCTATGAGAAGTGGAAAAAACTTATGGAAGAGACTATTAAGCTCTACGAAGAGAGCTATGCTAAAGGTATACACCAAGAAGATGCACGCTTCATTCTACCACAGGCCGTGAGAACCAAAATAGTTGTAACAATGAACCTAAGAGAGCTCAAGCACTTTCTTGGATTTAGAGCATGTGCAAGGGCACAATGGGAAATTAACCACATCGCTTGGAAGATGCTTGAGGAGATAGCAAAAATTGATGAATTAAGACCCATTATAGAATGGGCAAAGCTTGGGCCGAGATGCATAGCTTTAGGTTACTGCCCGGAAAGAGAGTTAATGCCACCGGGATGTTTAAAGATGACAAAGGAGAAGTGGAAAAAGTTAATGGAAGTGTGA
- the argF gene encoding ornithine carbamoyltransferase, with protein MVVSLAGRDILCLQDFTREEIETILKTAEMMKIWNKIGKPHRVLEGKTLAMIFQKPSTRTRISFEVGIYQLGGYGLYLNAQDLQLRRGETIADTARVLSRYVDGIMARVFDHQDVVDLAKYGSVPVINGLSDFSHPCQALADYMTIKEKKGRIEGIKVVYVGDGNNVAHSLMIAGTKLGANVVVATPEGYEPDARVIKWAEENAAESGGSFELLHDPVQAVKDADVIYTDVWASMGQEAEAEERRKVFMPFQVNKDLVKHAKKDYIFMHCLPAHRGEEVTDDVVDSPNSVVFDEAENRLHAQKAAMALIMGGIKL; from the coding sequence ATGGTAGTTAGTCTGGCCGGAAGAGATATACTCTGCCTTCAAGACTTCACAAGGGAAGAAATCGAGACAATTCTAAAAACGGCTGAAATGATGAAAATCTGGAACAAAATTGGAAAGCCGCACCGCGTTCTTGAAGGTAAAACACTTGCCATGATTTTTCAAAAGCCCTCCACAAGGACAAGAATAAGCTTTGAGGTTGGTATTTACCAGCTTGGTGGATATGGGTTATATCTAAATGCACAAGACCTCCAATTGAGGAGAGGAGAAACAATAGCTGATACAGCAAGGGTTCTCAGCAGGTATGTGGATGGTATAATGGCCAGAGTTTTTGACCACCAAGACGTCGTTGATCTGGCAAAATATGGAAGCGTTCCAGTTATAAATGGCCTTAGTGACTTTTCACACCCATGTCAAGCTTTGGCTGATTACATGACCATAAAAGAGAAGAAAGGCAGGATTGAAGGTATTAAAGTTGTCTATGTCGGTGATGGAAACAATGTTGCCCACTCCCTAATGATCGCTGGAACAAAGCTCGGAGCAAACGTTGTTGTTGCTACCCCTGAGGGCTATGAACCTGATGCTAGAGTAATAAAATGGGCCGAAGAGAATGCTGCAGAGAGTGGTGGAAGCTTTGAACTTCTTCATGACCCAGTGCAGGCTGTAAAAGATGCTGACGTTATTTACACCGACGTTTGGGCCTCAATGGGCCAAGAGGCCGAGGCCGAAGAGAGAAGAAAAGTCTTCATGCCATTCCAAGTGAACAAAGACCTCGTAAAACATGCGAAGAAGGATTACATCTTCATGCACTGTCTCCCAGCCCATAGGGGCGAAGAGGTCACCGATGATGTTGTAGATTCACCAAACAGTGTTGTCTTTGATGAGGCTGAGAACAGATTACACGCCCAAAAAGCCGCAATGGCCCTAATCATGGGTGGAATCAAACTCTGA
- a CDS encoding HAD family hydrolase: protein MIRLISFDVWNTLLDINVMIENLVKALSELLKVPEEEIAEKTIKTREEIKKIRKSRSGDPEKALEESQELLARALEVDVEIVKRAVAKATLSVDERIVLPEVKETLKKLHGKYIITTTGNVMFWPSTYTRLILEKFGLADYITKQFYSDEIKAYKPMKEAFLAPLRYFNVPPEEAIHIGDTKAEDFEGALNTGMHACWIDPETEKVEQIHEKGFVVKNTKDLLEVLQCF from the coding sequence ATGATAAGGCTGATCTCTTTTGATGTCTGGAACACCCTTCTAGACATAAATGTCATGATCGAAAATTTAGTAAAGGCTCTCTCAGAACTTTTGAAGGTTCCTGAGGAAGAAATTGCGGAAAAAACTATCAAAACAAGGGAAGAAATAAAGAAGATAAGAAAATCTCGCAGTGGAGACCCAGAAAAAGCCTTGGAAGAAAGTCAGGAGCTTCTCGCAAGAGCCTTGGAGGTTGACGTTGAGATAGTGAAAAGAGCAGTGGCAAAAGCCACTTTGAGTGTTGACGAGAGGATAGTACTTCCGGAGGTTAAAGAAACTCTAAAAAAGCTGCACGGAAAATACATAATAACAACAACCGGCAACGTGATGTTCTGGCCCTCAACATATACAAGACTTATCTTGGAAAAATTTGGATTAGCGGATTACATAACCAAGCAGTTTTATTCAGATGAGATCAAAGCCTACAAACCAATGAAAGAGGCCTTTCTAGCTCCGTTGAGATATTTTAACGTTCCCCCAGAGGAAGCAATCCACATTGGTGACACAAAAGCAGAGGACTTTGAGGGGGCACTGAATACCGGAATGCATGCATGCTGGATAGATCCAGAGACAGAAAAAGTTGAACAGATACACGAAAAGGGCTTTGTTGTCAAAAACACAAAAGACTTGCTGGAAGTCCTCCAATGCTTTTAA